From the genome of Biomphalaria glabrata chromosome 1, xgBioGlab47.1, whole genome shotgun sequence, one region includes:
- the LOC106079723 gene encoding RNA/RNP complex-1-interacting phosphatase-like isoform X2, with translation MPPPDRWECYCPMGKPIPSTSFIAFKVPLKETLLSKVEEKEKFSPAILLKTLEEQGHKLGAIIDLTYTWKYYEKQDFETSSIKHWKIFTKGHDVPSEGVFQKFAKAVKTAENTGVLIGVHCTHGVNRTGYLICRYMIEELNIEPDEAIALFNEARGHKLERENYLEDLRQRIKGKSSYDPNYVDPDDTNDNPKQRWRNNRSDHPDWRRQDRRFTNDYQNYDRCQYSGSNRGYQQSSYWYAEDSNNQYQQNYTWRKYGNDCMKNESREEKPYYDPWKRWDRSHDQTEHEDYTLDRYEEKYSYKSFYDNDSHTRRHLSESAQHSYKSFHDNDSHKRRHPSERAAISESPSSYFSESKRKKFEKCSDGDVKHKSFREEKDHIDNKTKRKVDDWGAQHKSLSRNDYSDKDDVKLLSHSLDSSEPNIKKFKTEVKHKDIIINDKSVRETDSSDFFLNSNLDLGEMVQTKSQEQSLDEKIQQSTEGESQSDYTTESFSQCADSTESRNEKSARKSEASHEHLLNTSCTQLSSNSSIDT, from the exons ATGCCACCCCCAGACAG GTGGGAGTGCTATTGCCCTATGGGTAAACCAATTCCATCTACTTCTTTTATTGCTTTCAAGGTTCCATTAAAGGAG aCTCTATTGAGCAAGGTTGAGGAAAAAGAGAA ATTCTCACCAGCCATTCTGCTTAAGACCCTGGAAGAGCAAGGTCACAAGCTTGGTGCAATAATTGATCTCACATATACTTGGAAATATTATGAGAAAcag GATTTTGAAACCAGTTCAATTAAACATTGGAAAATTTTTACCAAAGGTCATGATGTACCAAGTGAAGGCGTTTTTCAGAA atttgCTAAGGCAGTTAAGACTGCTGAGAATACAG GAGTATTGATTGGAGTTCATTGTACACATGGTGTAAACAGAACAGGCTATTTAATATGCAG gtatATGATAGAGGAATTGAACATAGAACCTGACGAAGCTATAGCAT TGTTCAATGAAGCTAGAGGCCATAAATTAGAAAGAGAAAACTATTTAGAAGACTTGCGTCAAAGAATCAA GGGTAAATCATCTTATGATCCAAATTATGTAGATCCAGATGATACAAATGATAATCCAAAACAGAGATGGAGAAATAATAGATCTGATCATCCAGACTGGCGCAGACAAGACAGACGGTTCACCAATGATTACCAGAATTATGACAGATGTCAATATTCTGGTTCAAATCGTGGGTACCAACAATCTAGCTATTGGTATGCAGAAGATTCCAATAACCAATATCAACAAAACTACACTTGGAGAAAATATGG AAACGACTGCATGAAGAATGAATCAAGAGAAGAAAAGCCTTATTATGATCCTTGGAAGAGATGGGACAGGTCACATGACCAAACTGAACACGAGGACTATACTCTAGATAGATATGAGGAAAAATATTCTTACAAGTCATTCTATGATAATGATTCTCATACAAGGCGACACCTTTCAGAAAGTGCACAACATTCTTATAAATCATTCCACGATAATGATTCTCACAAAAGGAGACACCCTTCAGAAAGAGCTGCAATATCTGAATCACCAAGCTCATATTTTAGTGAAAGTAAAAGGAAGAAATTTGAAAAATGCTCTGATGGCGATGTTAAACATAAATCatttagagaagaaaaagatcatatagataataaaactaaaagaaaggTAGACGACTGGGGGGCTCAACACAAATCATTGAGCAGAAATGATTACTCAGACAAGGATGATGTGAAGTTGTTATCACATAGTTTAGACTCCTCAGAGCCGAacattaaaaagtttaaaacagaAGTAAAGCATAAAGATATAATCATAAATGATAAATCAGTCAGAGAAACTGATTCAtcagatttctttttaaattcaaatttagATTTGGGTGAAATGGTACAAACAAAATCTCAAGAACAATCATTGGATGAGAAGATTCAACAATCAACAGAAGGGGAATCTCAGTCAGACTATACAACAGAATCTTTTTCTCAATGTGCAGATTCTACAGAAAGTAGAAATGAAAAGTCTGCAAGAAAATCAGAGGCTAGTCATGAACATCTTCTCAACAC
- the LOC106079723 gene encoding uncharacterized protein LOC106079723 isoform X1, protein MTRQPGSNSVCCVLSGLARQYRLPWWECYCPMGKPIPSTSFIAFKVPLKETLLSKVEEKEKFSPAILLKTLEEQGHKLGAIIDLTYTWKYYEKQDFETSSIKHWKIFTKGHDVPSEGVFQKFAKAVKTAENTGVLIGVHCTHGVNRTGYLICRYMIEELNIEPDEAIALFNEARGHKLERENYLEDLRQRIKGKSSYDPNYVDPDDTNDNPKQRWRNNRSDHPDWRRQDRRFTNDYQNYDRCQYSGSNRGYQQSSYWYAEDSNNQYQQNYTWRKYGNDCMKNESREEKPYYDPWKRWDRSHDQTEHEDYTLDRYEEKYSYKSFYDNDSHTRRHLSESAQHSYKSFHDNDSHKRRHPSERAAISESPSSYFSESKRKKFEKCSDGDVKHKSFREEKDHIDNKTKRKVDDWGAQHKSLSRNDYSDKDDVKLLSHSLDSSEPNIKKFKTEVKHKDIIINDKSVRETDSSDFFLNSNLDLGEMVQTKSQEQSLDEKIQQSTEGESQSDYTTESFSQCADSTESRNEKSARKSEASHEHLLNTSCTQLSSNSSIDT, encoded by the exons atgacaagacaacctgGCAgcaatagtgtttgttgtgtgttgagtggtctggcgagacaATAcagactgccgtg GTGGGAGTGCTATTGCCCTATGGGTAAACCAATTCCATCTACTTCTTTTATTGCTTTCAAGGTTCCATTAAAGGAG aCTCTATTGAGCAAGGTTGAGGAAAAAGAGAA ATTCTCACCAGCCATTCTGCTTAAGACCCTGGAAGAGCAAGGTCACAAGCTTGGTGCAATAATTGATCTCACATATACTTGGAAATATTATGAGAAAcag GATTTTGAAACCAGTTCAATTAAACATTGGAAAATTTTTACCAAAGGTCATGATGTACCAAGTGAAGGCGTTTTTCAGAA atttgCTAAGGCAGTTAAGACTGCTGAGAATACAG GAGTATTGATTGGAGTTCATTGTACACATGGTGTAAACAGAACAGGCTATTTAATATGCAG gtatATGATAGAGGAATTGAACATAGAACCTGACGAAGCTATAGCAT TGTTCAATGAAGCTAGAGGCCATAAATTAGAAAGAGAAAACTATTTAGAAGACTTGCGTCAAAGAATCAA GGGTAAATCATCTTATGATCCAAATTATGTAGATCCAGATGATACAAATGATAATCCAAAACAGAGATGGAGAAATAATAGATCTGATCATCCAGACTGGCGCAGACAAGACAGACGGTTCACCAATGATTACCAGAATTATGACAGATGTCAATATTCTGGTTCAAATCGTGGGTACCAACAATCTAGCTATTGGTATGCAGAAGATTCCAATAACCAATATCAACAAAACTACACTTGGAGAAAATATGG AAACGACTGCATGAAGAATGAATCAAGAGAAGAAAAGCCTTATTATGATCCTTGGAAGAGATGGGACAGGTCACATGACCAAACTGAACACGAGGACTATACTCTAGATAGATATGAGGAAAAATATTCTTACAAGTCATTCTATGATAATGATTCTCATACAAGGCGACACCTTTCAGAAAGTGCACAACATTCTTATAAATCATTCCACGATAATGATTCTCACAAAAGGAGACACCCTTCAGAAAGAGCTGCAATATCTGAATCACCAAGCTCATATTTTAGTGAAAGTAAAAGGAAGAAATTTGAAAAATGCTCTGATGGCGATGTTAAACATAAATCatttagagaagaaaaagatcatatagataataaaactaaaagaaaggTAGACGACTGGGGGGCTCAACACAAATCATTGAGCAGAAATGATTACTCAGACAAGGATGATGTGAAGTTGTTATCACATAGTTTAGACTCCTCAGAGCCGAacattaaaaagtttaaaacagaAGTAAAGCATAAAGATATAATCATAAATGATAAATCAGTCAGAGAAACTGATTCAtcagatttctttttaaattcaaatttagATTTGGGTGAAATGGTACAAACAAAATCTCAAGAACAATCATTGGATGAGAAGATTCAACAATCAACAGAAGGGGAATCTCAGTCAGACTATACAACAGAATCTTTTTCTCAATGTGCAGATTCTACAGAAAGTAGAAATGAAAAGTCTGCAAGAAAATCAGAGGCTAGTCATGAACATCTTCTCAACAC
- the LOC106079723 gene encoding RNA/RNP complex-1-interacting phosphatase-like isoform X3, whose protein sequence is MWECYCPMGKPIPSTSFIAFKVPLKETLLSKVEEKEKFSPAILLKTLEEQGHKLGAIIDLTYTWKYYEKQDFETSSIKHWKIFTKGHDVPSEGVFQKFAKAVKTAENTGVLIGVHCTHGVNRTGYLICRYMIEELNIEPDEAIALFNEARGHKLERENYLEDLRQRIKGKSSYDPNYVDPDDTNDNPKQRWRNNRSDHPDWRRQDRRFTNDYQNYDRCQYSGSNRGYQQSSYWYAEDSNNQYQQNYTWRKYGNDCMKNESREEKPYYDPWKRWDRSHDQTEHEDYTLDRYEEKYSYKSFYDNDSHTRRHLSESAQHSYKSFHDNDSHKRRHPSERAAISESPSSYFSESKRKKFEKCSDGDVKHKSFREEKDHIDNKTKRKVDDWGAQHKSLSRNDYSDKDDVKLLSHSLDSSEPNIKKFKTEVKHKDIIINDKSVRETDSSDFFLNSNLDLGEMVQTKSQEQSLDEKIQQSTEGESQSDYTTESFSQCADSTESRNEKSARKSEASHEHLLNTSCTQLSSNSSIDT, encoded by the exons at GTGGGAGTGCTATTGCCCTATGGGTAAACCAATTCCATCTACTTCTTTTATTGCTTTCAAGGTTCCATTAAAGGAG aCTCTATTGAGCAAGGTTGAGGAAAAAGAGAA ATTCTCACCAGCCATTCTGCTTAAGACCCTGGAAGAGCAAGGTCACAAGCTTGGTGCAATAATTGATCTCACATATACTTGGAAATATTATGAGAAAcag GATTTTGAAACCAGTTCAATTAAACATTGGAAAATTTTTACCAAAGGTCATGATGTACCAAGTGAAGGCGTTTTTCAGAA atttgCTAAGGCAGTTAAGACTGCTGAGAATACAG GAGTATTGATTGGAGTTCATTGTACACATGGTGTAAACAGAACAGGCTATTTAATATGCAG gtatATGATAGAGGAATTGAACATAGAACCTGACGAAGCTATAGCAT TGTTCAATGAAGCTAGAGGCCATAAATTAGAAAGAGAAAACTATTTAGAAGACTTGCGTCAAAGAATCAA GGGTAAATCATCTTATGATCCAAATTATGTAGATCCAGATGATACAAATGATAATCCAAAACAGAGATGGAGAAATAATAGATCTGATCATCCAGACTGGCGCAGACAAGACAGACGGTTCACCAATGATTACCAGAATTATGACAGATGTCAATATTCTGGTTCAAATCGTGGGTACCAACAATCTAGCTATTGGTATGCAGAAGATTCCAATAACCAATATCAACAAAACTACACTTGGAGAAAATATGG AAACGACTGCATGAAGAATGAATCAAGAGAAGAAAAGCCTTATTATGATCCTTGGAAGAGATGGGACAGGTCACATGACCAAACTGAACACGAGGACTATACTCTAGATAGATATGAGGAAAAATATTCTTACAAGTCATTCTATGATAATGATTCTCATACAAGGCGACACCTTTCAGAAAGTGCACAACATTCTTATAAATCATTCCACGATAATGATTCTCACAAAAGGAGACACCCTTCAGAAAGAGCTGCAATATCTGAATCACCAAGCTCATATTTTAGTGAAAGTAAAAGGAAGAAATTTGAAAAATGCTCTGATGGCGATGTTAAACATAAATCatttagagaagaaaaagatcatatagataataaaactaaaagaaaggTAGACGACTGGGGGGCTCAACACAAATCATTGAGCAGAAATGATTACTCAGACAAGGATGATGTGAAGTTGTTATCACATAGTTTAGACTCCTCAGAGCCGAacattaaaaagtttaaaacagaAGTAAAGCATAAAGATATAATCATAAATGATAAATCAGTCAGAGAAACTGATTCAtcagatttctttttaaattcaaatttagATTTGGGTGAAATGGTACAAACAAAATCTCAAGAACAATCATTGGATGAGAAGATTCAACAATCAACAGAAGGGGAATCTCAGTCAGACTATACAACAGAATCTTTTTCTCAATGTGCAGATTCTACAGAAAGTAGAAATGAAAAGTCTGCAAGAAAATCAGAGGCTAGTCATGAACATCTTCTCAACAC
- the LOC106079723 gene encoding RNA/RNP complex-1-interacting phosphatase-like isoform X4 has protein sequence MGKPIPSTSFIAFKVPLKETLLSKVEEKEKFSPAILLKTLEEQGHKLGAIIDLTYTWKYYEKQDFETSSIKHWKIFTKGHDVPSEGVFQKFAKAVKTAENTGVLIGVHCTHGVNRTGYLICRYMIEELNIEPDEAIALFNEARGHKLERENYLEDLRQRIKGKSSYDPNYVDPDDTNDNPKQRWRNNRSDHPDWRRQDRRFTNDYQNYDRCQYSGSNRGYQQSSYWYAEDSNNQYQQNYTWRKYGNDCMKNESREEKPYYDPWKRWDRSHDQTEHEDYTLDRYEEKYSYKSFYDNDSHTRRHLSESAQHSYKSFHDNDSHKRRHPSERAAISESPSSYFSESKRKKFEKCSDGDVKHKSFREEKDHIDNKTKRKVDDWGAQHKSLSRNDYSDKDDVKLLSHSLDSSEPNIKKFKTEVKHKDIIINDKSVRETDSSDFFLNSNLDLGEMVQTKSQEQSLDEKIQQSTEGESQSDYTTESFSQCADSTESRNEKSARKSEASHEHLLNTSCTQLSSNSSIDT, from the exons ATGGGTAAACCAATTCCATCTACTTCTTTTATTGCTTTCAAGGTTCCATTAAAGGAG aCTCTATTGAGCAAGGTTGAGGAAAAAGAGAA ATTCTCACCAGCCATTCTGCTTAAGACCCTGGAAGAGCAAGGTCACAAGCTTGGTGCAATAATTGATCTCACATATACTTGGAAATATTATGAGAAAcag GATTTTGAAACCAGTTCAATTAAACATTGGAAAATTTTTACCAAAGGTCATGATGTACCAAGTGAAGGCGTTTTTCAGAA atttgCTAAGGCAGTTAAGACTGCTGAGAATACAG GAGTATTGATTGGAGTTCATTGTACACATGGTGTAAACAGAACAGGCTATTTAATATGCAG gtatATGATAGAGGAATTGAACATAGAACCTGACGAAGCTATAGCAT TGTTCAATGAAGCTAGAGGCCATAAATTAGAAAGAGAAAACTATTTAGAAGACTTGCGTCAAAGAATCAA GGGTAAATCATCTTATGATCCAAATTATGTAGATCCAGATGATACAAATGATAATCCAAAACAGAGATGGAGAAATAATAGATCTGATCATCCAGACTGGCGCAGACAAGACAGACGGTTCACCAATGATTACCAGAATTATGACAGATGTCAATATTCTGGTTCAAATCGTGGGTACCAACAATCTAGCTATTGGTATGCAGAAGATTCCAATAACCAATATCAACAAAACTACACTTGGAGAAAATATGG AAACGACTGCATGAAGAATGAATCAAGAGAAGAAAAGCCTTATTATGATCCTTGGAAGAGATGGGACAGGTCACATGACCAAACTGAACACGAGGACTATACTCTAGATAGATATGAGGAAAAATATTCTTACAAGTCATTCTATGATAATGATTCTCATACAAGGCGACACCTTTCAGAAAGTGCACAACATTCTTATAAATCATTCCACGATAATGATTCTCACAAAAGGAGACACCCTTCAGAAAGAGCTGCAATATCTGAATCACCAAGCTCATATTTTAGTGAAAGTAAAAGGAAGAAATTTGAAAAATGCTCTGATGGCGATGTTAAACATAAATCatttagagaagaaaaagatcatatagataataaaactaaaagaaaggTAGACGACTGGGGGGCTCAACACAAATCATTGAGCAGAAATGATTACTCAGACAAGGATGATGTGAAGTTGTTATCACATAGTTTAGACTCCTCAGAGCCGAacattaaaaagtttaaaacagaAGTAAAGCATAAAGATATAATCATAAATGATAAATCAGTCAGAGAAACTGATTCAtcagatttctttttaaattcaaatttagATTTGGGTGAAATGGTACAAACAAAATCTCAAGAACAATCATTGGATGAGAAGATTCAACAATCAACAGAAGGGGAATCTCAGTCAGACTATACAACAGAATCTTTTTCTCAATGTGCAGATTCTACAGAAAGTAGAAATGAAAAGTCTGCAAGAAAATCAGAGGCTAGTCATGAACATCTTCTCAACAC